A region of Rhodamnia argentea isolate NSW1041297 chromosome 9, ASM2092103v1, whole genome shotgun sequence DNA encodes the following proteins:
- the LOC125316592 gene encoding FAM10 family protein At4g22670-like: MEGLFPGGEGGEGGVEGSIMGGGELMAGPGLVVGVEAGGDIIGGGDETGVVAVGGGVMVVGGGAITVVGGVAMEEGGIVMGVVEGVGEGA, translated from the exons ATGGAGGGGCTCTTTCCTGGAGGCGAGGGAGGAGAGGGCGGTGTCGAAGGTTCCATCATGGGTGGAGGTGAGCTCATGGCAGGGCCGGGGCTCGTCGTAGGGGTGGAAGCCGGAGGAGACATCATCGGCGGAGGTGACGAGACAGGGGT GGTGGCCGTGGGGGGCGGGGTcatggtggtcggcggcggagCCATCACGGTGGTGGGAGGGGTGGCAATGGAGGAGGGTGGCATTGTCATGGGGGTGGTTGAAGGGGTCGGGGAAGGAGCTTGA
- the LOC115736989 gene encoding 50S ribosomal protein L19-1, chloroplastic has product MASNVLPQALIAIPRGANHSAPRKLGFSALAAGSSGHCRTYPRHGCLLSRVSFGSRGLSSPVIAAFSKRSFVVRAEPEPEAEVASSESAEENAEAAADVKEAAEAVAEEEVVEVKPPSKPRVKLGDIMGILNKRAVEASENERPVPDVRTGDIVEIKLEVPENRRRLSIYKGIVISRQNAGIHTTIRIRRIIAGIGVEIVFPLYSPNIKEIKVVKHRKVRRARLYYLRDKLPRLSTFK; this is encoded by the exons ATGGCTTCCAATGTTCTTCCCCAG GCATTGATTGCGATTCCTAGAGGCGCCAACCACAGCGCTCCCAGGAAGCTAGGGTTCTCCGCGCTCGCAGCTGGCTCCAGCGGACACTGTCGGACCTATCCTAGACACGGGTGTTTGCTCTCTAGGGTTTCGTTTGGCTCTAGGGGATTGAGTAGTCCGGTGATTGCGGCCTTTTCGAAGCGGAGTTTTGTGGTTAGAGCTGAGCCGGAGCCAGAAGCCGAAGTTGCTTCCAGTGAGAGCGCGGAGGAGAATGCTGAAGCAGCTGCTGACGTCAAGGAAGCTGCTGAAGCAGTAGCGGAGGAGGAAGTCGTGGAAGTGAAGCCTCCAAGTAAGCCAAGGGTTAAGCTTGGCGATATTATGGGG ATATTGAACAAAAGAGCAGTCGAGGCATCTGAGAATGAACGGCCGGTTCCAGACGTCAGGACTGGAGACATAGTGGAAATTAAACTG GAAGTGCCTGAAAACAGGCGCAGATTGTCTATCTATAAAGGCATAGTCATATCGAGACAAAATGCTGGCATCCACACGACCATTAGAATTCGGAGAATTATTGCTGGCATCGGGGTCGAGATTGTATTCCCGTT GTACTCACCCAACATCAAGGAAATAAAAGTGGTTAAGCACAGGAAGGTCAGGAGGGCTAGGTTGTACTATCTCCGGGACAAGCTTCCCAGGCTCTCCAccttcaaatga
- the LOC115736990 gene encoding vesicle-associated protein 2-1 isoform X2: MTAAGHPLISVHPDELKFDFELEKQSYCDLKVVNNTEHHVAFKVKTTSPKKYFVRPNTNVIQPWDACFIRVTLQAQQEYPPDMQCKDKFLLQSTIVPPNSDVDDLSPDTFNKDAGKTVEECKLRVVYVSPNTGQESVEDNTLKSSRQSFDDSTSVQQLKDERDAAVRQMQLLRQELDMLRRRRHRKSDPGFSLKFALLVALIGIMVGFLLNLSLSSPAAE, translated from the exons ATGACCGCCGCTGGTCATCCGTTGATCTCCGTTCATCCGGACGAGCTCAAATTCGATt TTGAGCTGGAAAAGCAAAGCTATTGTGATCTTAAAGTCGTAAACAACACAGAACACCATGTCGCTTTTAAG GTTAAAACAACTTCTCCTAAGAAGTATTTTGTACGACCTAACACCAATGTTATACAGCCTTGGGATGCATGCTTCATAAGAG TCACTCTCCAAGCTCAACAGGAATATCCCCCTGACATGCAATGCAAAGACAAATTTCTCCTGCAGAGTACAATAGTGCCACCAAACTCAGATGTTGATGACCTGTCTCCAGATACT TTCAATAAGGATGCAGGAAAAACAGTAGAGGAATGCAAGCTGAGAGTTGTATATGTTTCTCCTAACACAGGTCAAGAAAGTGTGGAAGACAATACGCTCAAGAGCTCCAGACAAAGTTTTGATGACTCCACT TCTGTGCAGCAACTGAAGGATGAGAGAGATGCAGCTGTTCGGCAAATGCAGCTCTTGCGGCAGGAATTG GATATGCTGAGGAGACGAAGGCATCGGAAAAGTGACCCGGGCTTTTCCCTCAAATTTGCGCTTCTCGTAGCTCTCATTGGAATCATGGTCGGGTTCCTTTTAAACCTATCGCTGTCTTCACCGGCGGCAGAATAA
- the LOC115736990 gene encoding vesicle-associated protein 2-1 isoform X1, with protein sequence MTAAGHPLISVHPDELKFDFELEKQSYCDLKVVNNTEHHVAFKVKTTSPKKYFVRPNTNVIQPWDACFIRVTLQAQQEYPPDMQCKDKFLLQSTIVPPNSDVDDLSPDTFNKDAGKTVEECKLRVVYVSPNTGQESVEDNTLKSSRQSFDDSTNQSVQQLKDERDAAVRQMQLLRQELDMLRRRRHRKSDPGFSLKFALLVALIGIMVGFLLNLSLSSPAAE encoded by the exons ATGACCGCCGCTGGTCATCCGTTGATCTCCGTTCATCCGGACGAGCTCAAATTCGATt TTGAGCTGGAAAAGCAAAGCTATTGTGATCTTAAAGTCGTAAACAACACAGAACACCATGTCGCTTTTAAG GTTAAAACAACTTCTCCTAAGAAGTATTTTGTACGACCTAACACCAATGTTATACAGCCTTGGGATGCATGCTTCATAAGAG TCACTCTCCAAGCTCAACAGGAATATCCCCCTGACATGCAATGCAAAGACAAATTTCTCCTGCAGAGTACAATAGTGCCACCAAACTCAGATGTTGATGACCTGTCTCCAGATACT TTCAATAAGGATGCAGGAAAAACAGTAGAGGAATGCAAGCTGAGAGTTGTATATGTTTCTCCTAACACAGGTCAAGAAAGTGTGGAAGACAATACGCTCAAGAGCTCCAGACAAAGTTTTGATGACTCCACT AATCAGTCTGTGCAGCAACTGAAGGATGAGAGAGATGCAGCTGTTCGGCAAATGCAGCTCTTGCGGCAGGAATTG GATATGCTGAGGAGACGAAGGCATCGGAAAAGTGACCCGGGCTTTTCCCTCAAATTTGCGCTTCTCGTAGCTCTCATTGGAATCATGGTCGGGTTCCTTTTAAACCTATCGCTGTCTTCACCGGCGGCAGAATAA